A stretch of the Malus domestica chromosome 08, GDT2T_hap1 genome encodes the following:
- the LOC103440712 gene encoding uncharacterized protein has translation MKRAAGNRKQSQPADEETRTKFRHESLLQDYLLRQKEFVSKKKMMQAAKQKRDVLLAEIRFLRRRYSQLLKIKSAETEPEVRHQNSDVQPKKLARKKKDANEAVVNKPSRVSPEGGGGGGEHIVSEPVRVEKKRKNRVVNGRKVGKKKTAVQDQVSLNV, from the exons ATGAAAAGGGCTGCTGGCAACCGTAAGCAATCTCAGCCTGCTGATGAGGAAACTAGGACAAAGTTCAGACATGAAAGTCTTCTGCAGGATTACCTTTTACGACAGAAG GAATTTGtatcaaagaagaagatgatgcaaGCTGCGAAGCAGAAAAGAGACGTTCTTTTGGCGGAAATTCG ATTTTTGAGACGAAGGTATAGCCAACTGCTGAAGATAAAATCAGCAGAAACCGAACCAGAAGTCCGTCATCAGAATTCTGATGTACAACCTAAGAAGTTggcaaggaagaaaaaagaTGCTAATGAAGCTGTTGTAAATAAACCCTCTCGTGTCTCGccggaaggaggaggaggaggaggagaacaCATTGTTTCGGAGCCTGTAAGAGTAGAGAAGAAGCGTAAAAATCGTGTGGTTAATGGCAGAAaggttggaaagaaaaaaactgCAGTGCAAGATCAGGTTTCTCTGAATGTTTAA